From a single Kitasatospora azatica KCTC 9699 genomic region:
- a CDS encoding cytochrome ubiquinol oxidase subunit I encodes MELAVAHETIARWQFGVTTVYHFLFVPLTISLAGMVAGLETAWVRTAKEKYFHATKFWGKLFLINIAMGVVTGIVQEFQFGMNWSDYSRFVGDVFGAPLAMEALIAFFFESTFIGLWIFGWDKLPKRIHCACMWMVALGTVLSAYFILAANSWMQHPNGYTIDPVTKKAQLTDIVKVLFQDTTLVVVFHTLTAAFLTGAAFMVGIASYHLWKAKRASGTADDTARRKVAAMRTSLRLGLVMAVVAGLGTAISGDTLAKVMFEQQPMKMASAEALWDTQSPAPFSIFAVGNVNQGHNSVELEFPGILSFLAKGDFSSAVPGINDTAAAEAAKYGGNPTDYIPNIFVTYWGFRLMIGFGMTSFLAGLIGLWTTRKKRFLAPEYRTGEDEPPRLMLTRSRELGPQLTKWSWRIGIWTMGFPLIANSFGWIFTEMGRQPWSVFGLMTTASSVSPNVGVGTQVGAFVTFTVLYAILAVIEVKLLAKFAKAGPDVEERPPAKDPTLRGPSSDEDADQPLAFAY; translated from the coding sequence ATGGAGCTAGCAGTCGCTCACGAGACCATCGCGCGATGGCAGTTCGGGGTCACCACCGTCTATCACTTCCTCTTCGTCCCGCTGACGATCAGTCTGGCGGGGATGGTGGCCGGGCTGGAGACCGCCTGGGTGCGCACGGCGAAGGAGAAGTACTTCCACGCCACCAAGTTCTGGGGCAAGCTCTTCCTGATCAACATCGCCATGGGCGTGGTGACCGGGATCGTGCAGGAGTTCCAGTTCGGCATGAACTGGTCGGACTACTCGCGCTTCGTCGGTGACGTCTTCGGTGCGCCGCTGGCGATGGAGGCGCTGATCGCCTTCTTCTTCGAGTCCACCTTCATCGGCCTGTGGATCTTCGGTTGGGACAAGCTGCCGAAGCGGATCCACTGCGCCTGCATGTGGATGGTGGCGCTGGGCACCGTGCTCTCCGCCTACTTCATCCTGGCCGCCAACTCCTGGATGCAGCACCCCAACGGCTACACCATCGACCCGGTGACCAAGAAGGCGCAGCTCACCGACATCGTCAAGGTGCTGTTCCAGGACACCACGCTGGTGGTGGTCTTCCACACCCTCACCGCGGCCTTCCTGACCGGCGCGGCCTTCATGGTCGGCATCGCCTCGTACCACCTGTGGAAGGCGAAGAGGGCGTCCGGGACCGCCGACGACACCGCCCGGCGCAAGGTGGCCGCGATGCGCACCTCGCTGCGGCTCGGCCTGGTGATGGCCGTGGTGGCCGGCCTGGGCACCGCGATCAGCGGCGACACGCTGGCCAAGGTGATGTTCGAGCAGCAGCCGATGAAGATGGCCTCCGCCGAGGCGCTCTGGGACACCCAGTCCCCGGCGCCGTTCTCGATCTTCGCGGTCGGCAACGTCAACCAGGGCCACAACTCGGTGGAGCTGGAGTTCCCCGGGATACTGTCCTTCCTCGCCAAGGGAGACTTCAGCTCGGCGGTCCCCGGCATCAACGACACCGCCGCCGCCGAGGCCGCCAAGTACGGCGGCAACCCGACCGACTACATCCCCAACATCTTCGTGACCTACTGGGGCTTCCGGCTCATGATCGGGTTCGGCATGACCTCCTTCCTGGCCGGTCTGATCGGGCTCTGGACCACCCGGAAGAAGCGGTTCCTGGCGCCCGAGTACCGCACCGGCGAGGACGAACCGCCGCGCCTGATGCTCACCCGCAGTCGCGAGCTCGGCCCGCAGCTGACCAAGTGGAGCTGGCGGATCGGCATCTGGACCATGGGCTTCCCGCTGATCGCCAACAGCTTCGGCTGGATCTTCACCGAGATGGGCCGTCAGCCGTGGTCGGTGTTCGGGCTGATGACCACCGCGAGCTCGGTCTCGCCGAACGTCGGCGTCGGCACCCAGGTGGGCGCCTTCGTCACCTTCACCGTGCTGTACGCGATCCTCGCGGTGATCGAGGTCAAGCTGCTTGCAAAGTTTGCAAAGGCCGGACCGGACGTCGAGGAACGCCCGCCCGCCAAGGATCCGACGCTGCGCGGCCCGTCCTCCGACGAGGACGCCGACCAGCCGCTCGCCTTCGCCTACTGA
- the cydB gene encoding cytochrome d ubiquinol oxidase subunit II gives MQLHDVWFVLIAVLWIGYFFLEGFDFGVGVLTKLLARGRAERRVLINTIGPVWDGNEVWLLTAGGATFAAFPDWYATLFSGFYLPLLAILVCLIVRGVAFEYRHKRSGERWQRNWEEAIFWTSLVPAFLWGVAFANIVHGVDIDQQKNYVGTFWDLINPYAVLGGLVTLVLFTFHGAVFTALKTVGDIRARARTLALELGVVTAVLALVFLSWTQADQGDGWSLAAMIVAVLALLGALAATRLGREGWAFALSGLTIVAAVGMLFLALFPDVMPSTLNPDYSLTVSNAASSAYTLKLMTVVAAVFTPIVLLYQGWTYWVFRKRIGIQHIPGAEG, from the coding sequence ATGCAACTCCACGACGTCTGGTTCGTACTGATCGCCGTCCTGTGGATCGGCTACTTCTTCCTCGAGGGATTCGACTTCGGGGTCGGCGTCCTCACCAAGCTGCTGGCCCGCGGCCGGGCCGAGCGGCGGGTGCTGATCAACACCATCGGCCCGGTCTGGGACGGCAACGAGGTCTGGCTGCTCACCGCCGGCGGCGCCACCTTCGCGGCCTTCCCCGACTGGTACGCCACCCTGTTCAGCGGCTTCTACCTCCCGCTGCTGGCCATCCTGGTCTGCCTGATCGTGCGCGGCGTCGCCTTCGAGTACCGGCACAAGCGCAGCGGCGAGCGCTGGCAGCGCAACTGGGAGGAGGCGATCTTCTGGACCTCGCTGGTCCCCGCCTTCCTCTGGGGCGTCGCCTTCGCCAACATCGTCCACGGCGTGGACATCGACCAGCAGAAGAACTACGTCGGGACCTTCTGGGACCTGATCAACCCGTACGCCGTCCTCGGCGGCCTGGTCACCCTGGTGCTCTTCACCTTCCACGGCGCCGTGTTCACCGCGCTGAAGACCGTCGGCGACATCCGGGCGCGGGCCCGCACGCTCGCCCTGGAACTCGGCGTGGTCACGGCGGTGCTGGCGCTGGTCTTCCTCAGCTGGACCCAGGCCGACCAGGGCGACGGGTGGAGCCTGGCCGCCATGATCGTCGCGGTGCTGGCCCTGCTCGGCGCGCTGGCCGCCACCCGGCTGGGCCGCGAGGGCTGGGCCTTCGCGCTCTCCGGACTGACCATCGTGGCAGCGGTCGGCATGCTCTTCCTGGCGCTCTTCCCCGACGTGATGCCCTCCACGCTCAACCCCGACTACAGCCTGACCGTGAGCAACGCCGCCTCCTCCGCCTACACGCTGAAGCTGATGACCGTGGTGGCGGCCGTCTTCACCCC